A single Oryctolagus cuniculus chromosome 16, mOryCun1.1, whole genome shotgun sequence DNA region contains:
- the SF3A2 gene encoding splicing factor 3A subunit 2, whose product MDFQHRPGGKTGSGGVASSSESNRDRRERLRQLALETIDINKDPYFMKNHLGSYECKLCLTLHNNEGSYLAHTQGKKHQTNLARRAAKEAKEAPAQPAPEKVKVEVKKFVKIGRPGYKVTKQRDTEMGQQSLLFQIDYPEIAEGITPRHRFMSAYEQRIEPPDRRWQYLLMAAEPYETIAFKVPSREIDKAEGKFWTHWNRETKQFFLQFHFKMEKPPAPPSLPAGPPGVKRPPPPLMNGLPPRPPLPESLPPPPPGGLPLPPMPPTGPAPSGPPGPPQLPPPAPGVHPPAPVVHPPTSGVHPPAPGVHPPAPVVHPPAPVVHPPASGVHPPAPGVHPPAPGVHPPAPGVHPPAPGVHPPAPGVHPPPAAGVHPQAPGVHPPAPAVHPQAPGVHPAAPGIHPQAPGVHPQPPGVHPAAAGVHPQPPGVHPSNPGVHPAAPMPPMLRPPLPSEGPGNIPPPPPAN is encoded by the exons ATGGACTTCCAGCACCGCCCCGGCGGCAAGACCGGGAGTGGGGGCGTGGCCTCCTCCTCCGAGAGCAACCGGGACCGCCGCGAGCGCCTGCGGCAGCTGGCCCTGGAGACCATCGACATCAACAAG GACCCCTACTTCATGAAGAACCACCTGGGCTCCTACGAGTGCAAGCTGTGCCTGACCCTGCACAACAACGAG GGCAGCTACCTCGCACACACTCAAGGGAAGAAGCATCAGACCAACTT GGCCCGGCGCGCAGCCAAGGAGGCCAAGGAGGCGCCCGCCCAGCCCGCGCCCGAGAAGGTCAAGGTGGAGGTGAAGAAGTTCGTGAAGATCGGACGCCCTGGCTACAaag TGACCAAGCAGCGGGACACGGAGATGGGCCAGCAGAGCCTGCTCTTccag ATCGACTACCCCGAGATCGCCGAGGGCATCACCCCCCGGCACCGCTTCATGTCGGCCTACGAGCAGAGGATCGAGCCCCCGGACCGGCGCTGGCAGTACCTGCTGATGGCCGCCGAGCCCTACGAGACCATCGCCTTCAAG gtgcccAGCAGGGAGATCGACAAGGCCGAGGGCAAGTTCTGGACCCACTGGAACAGGGAGACCAAGCag TTCTTCCTGCAGTTCCACTTCAAGATGGAgaagcccccggccccgcccagcctgCCTGCCGGGCCCCCGGGGGTGAagcggcccccgcccccgctgaTGAACGGTCTGCCCCCGCGGCCACCCCTGCCGgagtctctgcccccacccccacccggcggcctgcccctgccgcccatgccCCCCACGGGGCCCGCACCCTCGGGGCCCCCCGggcctccccagctgccccctccagccccaggagtgcacccccccgccccggtgGTCCACCCCCCCACGTCTGGGGTCCACCCGCCAGCCCCCGGGGTCCACCCCCCGGCTCCCGTGGTGCACCCCCCGGCTCCTGTGGTGCACCCCCCGGCTTCTGGGGTGCACCCCCCTGCTCCGGGGGTccaccccccagccccggggGTCCACCCTCCAGCGCCAGGGGTccaccccccagcccccgggGTCCACCCCCCAGCGCCGGGGGTCCACCCTCCCCCAGCGGCTGGAGTTCATCCTCAGGCCCCGGGGGTGCACCCGCCGGCACCCGCTGtccacccccaggccccaggggtcCACCCAGCGGCCCCCGGGATCCACCCCCAGGCCCCGGGggtccacccccagccccctggcGTCCATCCTGCGGCTGCTGGGGTCCACCCCCAGCCGCCTGGCGTCCACCCCTCCAACCCCGGGGTGCACCCTGCTGCCCCCATGCCCCCAATGCTGAGGCCCCCGCTCCCCTCCGAAGGCCCCGGGAacatccctccccctccccccgccaacTGA
- the AMH gene encoding muellerian-inhibiting factor isoform X1 — translation MPGLPLALLLLLLRLLAPETPGAGAGAAGSAGQLLFGQDWGWPAGGPREPLCLVTLGGAALRVVGAPSGHETAFLEAVRGARWGPRDLDTFGVCSPSPAQAALPALRRLAARLGEPGEPGAPRLWVLHLEEGRCPPPPSGGGCAGRAWPTRSAPPALCSDLGAHALLEVPEAPARRRPPAGAGAAGAVPRARPRRHRQRARAAGGPGDQRVACGGPGPQGRGRGSSEGLSVRGWRPGHGRGAGGCRGRCPAPACRAPPPQSLCPTADTRYSALVVAQPAEAWRGSGLSLTLRPRGDGPPLSTAQLQALLFGADPRSFTRKTPALLLLPQSPAPLPAHGQLDTVPFPPPRPSPAPEEPPPSADPFLETLTRLVRVLRGTPARASPPRLSLDPGALAGFPQGPVNLSDPAALERLLDGEEPLLLLLPPSAPTAGDPAQPQDPASAPWAEGLARRVAAELQAAAAELRGLPGLPPAAAPLLARLLELCPGDPRAPGGALRALLLLKALQGLRSEWRGQDARGAARAQRSAGAAAAAAGPCALRELSVDLRAERSVLIPETYQANDCQGACAWPQSDRNPRYGNHVVLLLKMQARGAALARAPCCVPTAYAGKLLISLSEERISAHHVPNMVATECGCR, via the exons ATGCCGGGTCTGCCTCtcgccctgctgctgctgctgctgcggctgctgGCCCCCgagacccccggggcgggggcgggggcggccggcAGCGCGGGCCAGCTGCTCTTCGGCCAGGACTGGGGCTGGCCAGCGGGCGGCCCGCGGGAGCCCCTGTGCCTGGTGACCCTGGGCGGGGCGGCCCTGCGGGTGGTGGGGGCCCCGAGCGGCCACGAGACCGCCTTCCTGGAGGCCGTGCGGGGGGCTCGCTGGGGCCCCCGCGACCTCGACACCTTCGGggtctgcagccccagccccgcgcaGGCGGccctgccggcgctgcggcggcTGGCGGCCCGGCTGGGGGAGCCGGGGGAGCCGGGGGCGCCGCGGCTGTGGGTCCTGCACCTGGAGGAAGGTAGGTGCCCGCCCCCGCCGTCTGGAGGAGGGTGCGCGGGGCGGGCCTGGCCGACGCGCTCAGCGCCGCCTGCCCTGTGCAGTGACCTGGGAGCCCACGCCCTCCTTGAGGTTCCAGAGGCCCCCGCCCGGAGGCGCCCACCCGCTGGAGCTGGCGCTGCTGGTGCTGTAccccgcgcccggccccgccgTCACCGCCAGCGGGCCCGGGCTGCCGGGGGCCCAGGTGACCAGCGGGTTGCATGCGGCGGTCCCgggccccaggggagggggcgggggtctTCCGAAGGCCTGAGCGTCCGCGGCTGGCGCCCAGGGcatgggcggggggcgggggggtgccgCGGCAGgtgccccgccccagcctgccGTGCCCCGCCCCCGCAGAGCCTCTGCCCGACGGCGGACACCCGCTACTCGGCGCTGGTGGTGGCCCAGCCGGCGGAGGCGTGGCGCGGCTCTGGGCTCTCGCTGACCCTGCGGCCCCGCGGAGACG GGCCCCCCCTGAGCACCGCCCAGCTGCAGGCGCTGCTGTTCGGCGCAGACCCCCGCAGCTTCACGCGGAAGACCccggccctgctgctgctgccgcagTCCCCCGCGCCACTGCCTGCGCACGGCCAGCTGGACACGGTGCCCTTCCCGCCGCCCCG GCCGTCCCCGGCGCCGGAGGAGCCGCCGCCCAGCGCCGACCCCTTCCTGGAGACGCTCACGCGCCTGGTGCGGGTGCTGCGGGGCACCCCGGCGCGCGCCTCCCCGCCGCGCCTGTCCCTGGACCCCGGAGCGCTGGCCGGCTTCCCGCAGGGCCCGGTCAACCTGTCGGACCCCGCGGCACTGGAGCGCCTGCTGGACGGCGAGGAGCCCCTGCTACTGCTGCTCCCGCCCTCCGCGCCCACCGCCGGGGACCCCGCCCAGCCGCAGGACCCCGCGTCCGCGCCGTGGGCCGAGGGCCTGGCGCGCCGCGTGGCCGCggagctgcaggcggcggccGCCGAGCTCCGCGGCCTCCCGGGCctgccgcccgccgccgccccgctGCTGGCGCGCCTGCTCGAGCTGTGCCCCGGCGACCCCCGGGCCCCGGGCGGCGCCCTGCGCGCCCTGCTGCTGCTGAAGGCCCTGCAGGGCCTGCGCAGCGAGTGGCGCGGGCAGGACGCGCGTGGGGCGGCGCGGGCGCAGCGCAGCgcgggggccgccgccgccgccgccgggccgTGCGCGCTGCGTGAGCTCAGCGTGGACCTGCGGGCCGAGCGCTCCGTGCTCATCCCCGAGACCTACCAGGCCAACGACTGCCAGGGCGCGTGCGCCTGGCCGCAGTCCGACCGCAACCCGCGCTACGGCAACCACGTGGTGCTGCTGTTGAAGATGCAGGCGCGCGGCGCCGCCCTGGCGCGCGCGCCCTGCTGCGTGCCCACCGCCTACGCGGGCAAGCTGCTCATCAGCCTGTCGGAGGAGCGCATCAGCGCGCACCACGTGCCCAACATGGTGGCCACCGAGTGCGGCTGCCGGTGA
- the PLEKHJ1 gene encoding pleckstrin homology domain-containing family J member 1, whose translation MRYNEKELQALSRQPAEMAAELGMRGPKKGSVLKRRLVKLVVNFLFYFRTDEAEPVGALLLERCRVAQEEARSFSIGFLEDPERKYVFECGSEEQCRQWTEALRRASYEVMRRSLIFYRNEIQKMTGKDPLEQFGISAEARFQISSPPSDGRPAGTGPGPGLDALD comes from the exons ATGCGCTACAACGAGAAGGAGCTGCAGGCGCTGTCCCGGCAGCCGGCCGAGATGGCGGCTGAGCTGGGCATGCGGGGCCCCAAGAAGGGCAGCG TGCTGAAGCGGCGCCTGGTGAAGCTGGTGGTGAACTTCCTCTTCTACTTCCGCACGGACGAGGCCGAg CCCGTCGGAGCCCTCTTGCTGGAGCGCTGCCGGGTCGCCCAGGAGGAGGCGCGGAGCTTCTCCATCG gcttcctggaggaccCGGAGAGGAAGTACGTGTTCGAGTGCGGCAGCGAGGAGCAGTGCCGGCAGTGGACGGAGGCGCTGCGCAGGGCCAG CTACGAGGTCATGCGGAGGAGCCTCATCTTCTACCGGAATGAGATCCAGAAGATGACGGGCAAG GACCCCCTGGAGCAGTTCGGGATCTCCGCGGAGGCCCGCTTCCAGATCAGCAGCCCGCCCAGCGACGGGCGGCCGGCGGGcaccgggcccgggcccgggctgGACGCGCTGGACTGA
- the JSRP1 gene encoding junctional sarcoplasmic reticulum protein 1: MTTLEEPDGGLGSCPAGEDLSVLAEPCPGRPPEDKAAGSPGLAHSGSWSPDSREPGAGSGVDARPKKTDKEPAARGAPGPGRDRPRAGTTSRSAPARRKPQAAPPPPPPPAPSEELPWGAASLNTCLVLAALLALLGSALQLCRDAVLGEATAPAPVPEPWVPPSLPRKEPVAPLPQPPVLAPATARPEPPAEAEDRGSLGAADEAEAEPGGDPAEAAEKHAPRVDRGPKDKPRRTRPRRTRPQSEEPREALPRRWETREGGRGPWARDSRDPGRSKRQARASPRRHDREDRLPGRQKPRAGKGRD, encoded by the exons ATGACAACCCTGGAGGAGCCGGACGGAGGCCTGGGCAGCTGCCCGGCCGGCGAGGACCTCTCTGtcctggctgagccctgcccaGGGCGGCCCCCGGAAGACAAGGCTGCAG GGTCTCCCGGGCTGGCCCACTCCGGCAGCTGGTCCCCG GACTCTCGGGAGCCGGGGGCAGGGAGCGGCGTGGACGCCAGACCCAAGAAGACGGACAAGGAGCCCGCGGCCAGGGGCGCCCCAGGACCCGGGCGGGACAGACCGAGAGCTGGCACCA CCTCCCGCAGCGCCCCCGCGCGCAGGAAGCCGCAGGCCGCACCGCCACCGCCGCCTCCGCCGGCGCCCAGCGAGGAGCTGCCCTGGGGGGCCGCGTCGCTCAACACGTGCCTGGTGCTAGCCGCTCTGCTGGCGCTCCTGGGCTCGGCGCTGCAGCTGTGCCGCG ATGCTGTCCTTGGGGAGGCCACAGCCCCAGCGCCCGTCCCCGAGCCGTGGGTCCCACCGAGCCTGCCCAGGAAGGAACCGGTGGCGCCCCTG CCGCAGCCCCCCGTCCTGGCCCCCGCCACTGCACGGCCTGAGCCCCCGGCGGAGGCGGAGGACAGAGGGAGCCTGGGGGCTGCAGACGAGGCGGAGGCAGAGCCCGGAGGAGACCCCGCAGAGGCCGCCGAGAAGCACGCGCCCCGCGTGGACCGCGGGCCCAAGGACAAGCCGCGGAGGACCAGGCCGCGGAGGACGCGGCCGCAGTCCGAGGAGCCCCGGGAAGCCCTTCCCCGGCGCTGGGAGACGCGCGAAGGGGGCCGTGGGCCGTGGGCGCGGGACTCCAGGGACCCCGGGCGCAGCAAGAGGCAGGCCCGGGCTTCGCCGCGGCGCCACGACCGCGAGGACCGGCTCCCGGGCCGCCAGAAGCCGCGCGCGGGCAAGGGGCGGGACTGA
- the AMH gene encoding muellerian-inhibiting factor isoform X2, which produces MPGLPLALLLLLLRLLAPETPGAGAGAAGSAGQLLFGQDWGWPAGGPREPLCLVTLGGAALRVVGAPSGHETAFLEAVRGARWGPRDLDTFGVCSPSPAQAALPALRRLAARLGEPGEPGAPRLWVLHLEEVTWEPTPSLRFQRPPPGGAHPLELALLVLYPAPGPAVTASGPGLPGAQSLCPTADTRYSALVVAQPAEAWRGSGLSLTLRPRGDGPPLSTAQLQALLFGADPRSFTRKTPALLLLPQSPAPLPAHGQLDTVPFPPPRPSPAPEEPPPSADPFLETLTRLVRVLRGTPARASPPRLSLDPGALAGFPQGPVNLSDPAALERLLDGEEPLLLLLPPSAPTAGDPAQPQDPASAPWAEGLARRVAAELQAAAAELRGLPGLPPAAAPLLARLLELCPGDPRAPGGALRALLLLKALQGLRSEWRGQDARGAARAQRSAGAAAAAAGPCALRELSVDLRAERSVLIPETYQANDCQGACAWPQSDRNPRYGNHVVLLLKMQARGAALARAPCCVPTAYAGKLLISLSEERISAHHVPNMVATECGCR; this is translated from the exons ATGCCGGGTCTGCCTCtcgccctgctgctgctgctgctgcggctgctgGCCCCCgagacccccggggcgggggcgggggcggccggcAGCGCGGGCCAGCTGCTCTTCGGCCAGGACTGGGGCTGGCCAGCGGGCGGCCCGCGGGAGCCCCTGTGCCTGGTGACCCTGGGCGGGGCGGCCCTGCGGGTGGTGGGGGCCCCGAGCGGCCACGAGACCGCCTTCCTGGAGGCCGTGCGGGGGGCTCGCTGGGGCCCCCGCGACCTCGACACCTTCGGggtctgcagccccagccccgcgcaGGCGGccctgccggcgctgcggcggcTGGCGGCCCGGCTGGGGGAGCCGGGGGAGCCGGGGGCGCCGCGGCTGTGGGTCCTGCACCTGGAGGAAG TGACCTGGGAGCCCACGCCCTCCTTGAGGTTCCAGAGGCCCCCGCCCGGAGGCGCCCACCCGCTGGAGCTGGCGCTGCTGGTGCTGTAccccgcgcccggccccgccgTCACCGCCAGCGGGCCCGGGCTGCCGGGGGCCCAG AGCCTCTGCCCGACGGCGGACACCCGCTACTCGGCGCTGGTGGTGGCCCAGCCGGCGGAGGCGTGGCGCGGCTCTGGGCTCTCGCTGACCCTGCGGCCCCGCGGAGACG GGCCCCCCCTGAGCACCGCCCAGCTGCAGGCGCTGCTGTTCGGCGCAGACCCCCGCAGCTTCACGCGGAAGACCccggccctgctgctgctgccgcagTCCCCCGCGCCACTGCCTGCGCACGGCCAGCTGGACACGGTGCCCTTCCCGCCGCCCCG GCCGTCCCCGGCGCCGGAGGAGCCGCCGCCCAGCGCCGACCCCTTCCTGGAGACGCTCACGCGCCTGGTGCGGGTGCTGCGGGGCACCCCGGCGCGCGCCTCCCCGCCGCGCCTGTCCCTGGACCCCGGAGCGCTGGCCGGCTTCCCGCAGGGCCCGGTCAACCTGTCGGACCCCGCGGCACTGGAGCGCCTGCTGGACGGCGAGGAGCCCCTGCTACTGCTGCTCCCGCCCTCCGCGCCCACCGCCGGGGACCCCGCCCAGCCGCAGGACCCCGCGTCCGCGCCGTGGGCCGAGGGCCTGGCGCGCCGCGTGGCCGCggagctgcaggcggcggccGCCGAGCTCCGCGGCCTCCCGGGCctgccgcccgccgccgccccgctGCTGGCGCGCCTGCTCGAGCTGTGCCCCGGCGACCCCCGGGCCCCGGGCGGCGCCCTGCGCGCCCTGCTGCTGCTGAAGGCCCTGCAGGGCCTGCGCAGCGAGTGGCGCGGGCAGGACGCGCGTGGGGCGGCGCGGGCGCAGCGCAGCgcgggggccgccgccgccgccgccgggccgTGCGCGCTGCGTGAGCTCAGCGTGGACCTGCGGGCCGAGCGCTCCGTGCTCATCCCCGAGACCTACCAGGCCAACGACTGCCAGGGCGCGTGCGCCTGGCCGCAGTCCGACCGCAACCCGCGCTACGGCAACCACGTGGTGCTGCTGTTGAAGATGCAGGCGCGCGGCGCCGCCCTGGCGCGCGCGCCCTGCTGCGTGCCCACCGCCTACGCGGGCAAGCTGCTCATCAGCCTGTCGGAGGAGCGCATCAGCGCGCACCACGTGCCCAACATGGTGGCCACCGAGTGCGGCTGCCGGTGA